The Chlorocebus sabaeus isolate Y175 chromosome 9, mChlSab1.0.hap1, whole genome shotgun sequence genome includes a window with the following:
- the SYCE1 gene encoding synaptonemal complex central element protein 1 isoform X2 produces the protein MAGRSLASKAEPTAGAMDGAEKAEGQDTSSQKIEDLMEMVKKLQKVGSLEPRVEVLINRINEAQQAKKKANEDLGEARTICEALQKELDLLHGEKVHLKEILSKKQETLRILRLHCQEKESEAQRKHTVLQECKERISALSLQIEEEKNKQRQLRLAFEEQLEELMGQHKDLWDFHRPERLAREICALDSNKEQLLKEEKLVKATLEDVKHQLCSLCGAEGPSTLDEGLFLRSQEAAATVQLFQEEHRKAEELLAAAAQSHQQLQQKCQQLQQKRQRLKEELEKRGMQVPAQAQSTQEEEAGPGDVAPRPGRPVTWWS, from the exons ATGGCGGGGAGGTCCCTGGCGTCGAAGGCCGAGCCCACCGCCGGAGCCATGGACGGGGCTGAGAAGGCCGAAG GGCAGGACACATCCTCACAGAAAATTGAAGACTTgatggaaatggtgaaaaagcTGCAGAAAG TGGGAAGCCTAGAGCCCCGAGTTGAGGTCCTGATTAACCGGATTAATGAGGCCCAGCAAG CCAAAAAGAAAGCCAATGAAGACCTAGGAGAGGCCCGGACCATCTGTGAGGCCCTGCAGAAGGAACTGGACTTGC TGCATGGAGAGAAAGTACACCTGAAGGAGATCTTGAGCAAAAAACAAG AGACCCTGAGGATCCTCCGGCTGCATTGCCAGGAaaaggaaagtgaggcacagag GAAGCACACCGTGCTGCAGGAGTGCAAGGAGAGAATTTCTGCTCTAAGCTTGCAGATTGAAGAAGAGAAGAACAAACAGAGACAGCTGAG GTTAGCGTTCGAGGAACAGCTGGAGGAGCTGATGGGCCAGCACAAGGACCTCTGGGACTTCCAT AGGCCAGAGCGGCTGGCAAGGGAGATTTGTGCTCTGGACAGCAACAAGGAGCAGCTGCTCAAGGAAG AGAAACTGGTCAAGGCAACACTGGAAGATGTGAAGCATCAGCTGTGCTCCCTGTGTGGGGCTGAGGGCCCCTCCACCCTCGATGAGGGACTCTTTCTCCGCAGCCAGGAGGCTGCAGCCACAGT GCAGCTGTTTCAGGAAGAGCACAGGAAGGCTGAGGAGCTCCTAGCAGCTGCTGCCCAGAGCCACCAGCAGCTGCAGCAGAAGTGCCAACAATTGCAGCAGAAGCGGCAGAG GCTGAAGGAAGAGCTGGAAAAGCGTGGAATGCAAGTCCCTGCCCAAGCCCAGAGCACACAAGAGGAAGAGGCTGGCCCAGGAGATGTG GCTCCCAGACCAGGTAGACCAGTGACATGGTGGAGTTGA
- the SYCE1 gene encoding synaptonemal complex central element protein 1 isoform X1 has protein sequence MAGRSLASKAEPTAGAMDGAEKAEGQDTSSQKIEDLMEMVKKLQKVGSLEPRVEVLINRINEAQQAKKKANEDLGEARTICEALQKELDLLHGEKVHLKEILSKKQETLRILRLHCQEKESEAQRKHTVLQECKERISALSLQIEEEKNKQRQLRLAFEEQLEELMGQHKDLWDFHRPERLAREICALDSNKEQLLKEEKLVKATLEDVKHQLCSLCGAEGPSTLDEGLFLRSQEAAATVQLFQEEHRKAEELLAAAAQSHQQLQQKCQQLQQKRQRLKEELEKRGMQVPAQAQSTQEEEAGPGDVASPKPLKAPEEKDLELHTEQDLMSS, from the exons ATGGCGGGGAGGTCCCTGGCGTCGAAGGCCGAGCCCACCGCCGGAGCCATGGACGGGGCTGAGAAGGCCGAAG GGCAGGACACATCCTCACAGAAAATTGAAGACTTgatggaaatggtgaaaaagcTGCAGAAAG TGGGAAGCCTAGAGCCCCGAGTTGAGGTCCTGATTAACCGGATTAATGAGGCCCAGCAAG CCAAAAAGAAAGCCAATGAAGACCTAGGAGAGGCCCGGACCATCTGTGAGGCCCTGCAGAAGGAACTGGACTTGC TGCATGGAGAGAAAGTACACCTGAAGGAGATCTTGAGCAAAAAACAAG AGACCCTGAGGATCCTCCGGCTGCATTGCCAGGAaaaggaaagtgaggcacagag GAAGCACACCGTGCTGCAGGAGTGCAAGGAGAGAATTTCTGCTCTAAGCTTGCAGATTGAAGAAGAGAAGAACAAACAGAGACAGCTGAG GTTAGCGTTCGAGGAACAGCTGGAGGAGCTGATGGGCCAGCACAAGGACCTCTGGGACTTCCAT AGGCCAGAGCGGCTGGCAAGGGAGATTTGTGCTCTGGACAGCAACAAGGAGCAGCTGCTCAAGGAAG AGAAACTGGTCAAGGCAACACTGGAAGATGTGAAGCATCAGCTGTGCTCCCTGTGTGGGGCTGAGGGCCCCTCCACCCTCGATGAGGGACTCTTTCTCCGCAGCCAGGAGGCTGCAGCCACAGT GCAGCTGTTTCAGGAAGAGCACAGGAAGGCTGAGGAGCTCCTAGCAGCTGCTGCCCAGAGCCACCAGCAGCTGCAGCAGAAGTGCCAACAATTGCAGCAGAAGCGGCAGAG GCTGAAGGAAGAGCTGGAAAAGCGTGGAATGCAAGTCCCTGCCCAAGCCCAGAGCACACAAGAGGAAGAGGCTGGCCCAGGAGATGTG GCCAGTCCCAAGCCCCTAAAAGCCCCTGAGGAGAAAGACCTGGAGCTGCACACCGAGCAGGACCTGATGTCCTCATAG